tctCCTTGTGGTAAAATTACCTGTACTTGAGaaacaaaagaattttatttgcaattagAATATCAACCCttacatattaaaacattcaaGAATTTAAAACATCCTGTATTTTTATAGCATTTTGTATTAGTATACAATAgttggaaaatttcaaattgctGTATACTTTTAggtattattagttatattaatgcGTATATCTAATTTGTAATTCACACTTGACCCATTTCcccaaattaaaatgttttgacatCGGGTTTACTGTACTGGAAAACTAACTTAAACagcattttaaatttgtgttctttttttatttttcgttttgaCACTTAATTTATTCAACGTTTAATTGACTCCTATAGACTGAGCATGAGTGGTGCCTTATTTGTAAGAGAACTAACCAATGTTGTTCACCACCTACTTTGTATTGAtactgtatttatgttttaaaattgtaaatatatagtcTTAATATATTCTAAGTCTTTTTACTCTTACCTTCCTTTCTTTGAAGTAGAAAAAGTTatcatttttagtatttaacgAGGATACAGGTGAGGCAGACCGCGATGTGTAATGGCTGATCCAAAAAACCTACCTTCTCCGTTTTAACAAAAATTCCCATATTTTGATcccaaagaatttggaaaataatatttaacacagAAAAAACCACAAAATGGCACTTTTGGGCGGGCGGAGTGGTAGGTTTTATTTTTGAaggattttcaaatgtaaagataAGTCGGATCGTACCTCATTTCAATAACATCAAAGTTGTACTGCTTTACAGTTACctcattaaaagttttacaaaattaaaatatttatccaagGTTAACAAAGAAgggttttctaaaaatatgttacagttgtcaattttccaattttaaaaaaaagtctaaatttaggatatttcaaacttgttgtacaacctaaaaatatcaaatagtgAGGTATGACTTTCATCACACCTATCAAtagcttaaaaacaaatttgttttgtatttttaaagtttggctTTGTCTTAGATGGTTGAGAAATGGcaccaaaaatactaattttcacgATCTCTAATCTTTAAAATTTGGTATGGCTCAACCTAACTTtacgttaaacataaaaaaagtggaaaaattatttttctgaattctTTGGAGTCGAAATATGGGGGTTTTTGTTCAAATGATtgtaggtttctcggttcagaCATAATACATCACGTATTGGTCCTTCCTCATCCTGTATAAACTTTCCTGTTTTGATCAAACAGGTACAAACTATTACTGAACTGTTGAAGTTATGAGTGGGTCTAGTTGGCTCCTAGTCACCTATTGTTGTCTGGGTGTCGTGTGATCAAGTTACACCTTCACTAAAACACATTATATTCTTCTTTGTTCttttaatagagtatttgttTGAGCTTGGTGTTCTCCAGTTATGGTTTCTAGACGAGCGTTGTGAATTCAAGACTGAAGattttatttgttgttgaaatagttttaatattaaatgcaatAGACTTCAGTGTTGTAAACTTACATCAGCAAATAACACCTATTGTATTAACAAGTAATactaacagtatattttaaaacctgcagtacaatttaataacaacagtaaaaacAATAGCAACatctctaattaaaatatattaaaaaaattaatacattaaaatgttataaataaaataaatgtactagtATCACAGTTACAAACAAAACTCCTGCTTATTGGGAGTTCAAATTGATCAATATTTATGGTCCAAGcttcttattttaatttcaagaagACTTTTATTCcgatatttaaatgattattgttacttttttaagtttatatatatatatatatatatatatatatatatatatatatatatctcgccTAAAAGTATAGCTCAGCATATTCAAGTTTCTTAAATGATGATAAGcacattagtttttaatgtatatcgtacattatgtatatacattacatatattacttttttctgtttcATAAATTCTTTGCTGGAGTTCTTATTTTTACCCTGTAGTGTAATGGCACAGAACAAGTGTAAGAAATGCATATATCCTGTATCAGCTTATCTTTACTTCCATAGTGTTTTTAACTTtcatgaaaaatatgtaattttggaataaataattaatctgaTTCATAGAGCAAGTGTTGAGTATGTTGAATGAGAATGAAACTATAATTCTGTGAAAAAAAAACcgataaattattgaaaagtgAAAGAAGAAGAAGTTCTAAGTAGGTACTTACTTGTCTAACTTTATGCATTTTGTATCAGAACTCgtgcaaaaacataaaaataaggcTTTTGCTCTATACATGTTAATAAACTtcacttaaattatttatgttatgtgaTGATTTAGATTTAGTTAATAAACTATCAGTTCAGGGGCGGATTTAGCATAAAGCTAGGGGTCGCCCAGGGCCCAGGGGTTCTGGGTCCTcctctgaaaaattaaaaaatgcacatttaaacacgttttggagtataaaattaactttttacaaaacaaaaattaaatgcatttttggaaaatatttggggAGGTGTTATGACCCCCGTCTAAATCCGCCACTGTAACAGATTTGTCctacaattacaataaattacaacttaATGGCGTTCTAGCTGTACTCCAAGGAGTGGTGAATGAAGAGATCTTGAAGAAAGTGGTGACAGATTTGAATTGGTTGTGTTACATGTTTTGTTTACCACTCATTGTGGCTGAGCTGTACAGATTGTCCGGTGCAGACGTGGATACCGTGATCTACGCTGTGTTGCCCCTCTGCATACTGTTCACCTACAACATTATCGCCCTGGACTTTTACAACATGGCTTGTATCTACGGTGTACTGGTTACCACCAGTCCTCCTCTGGGCACCATGGTGGCTCTGTCCTACGCGCTGATGTACGTCTTCAGCAGAGATGTTCCTCATGTGGTCGTCGACAACGTACCCTGTCCACTTTGTCAATATTGTTTAGCCGTGATCAACTTGCTCACGGTCTGCATGTTGTTAAGTGAACGGCAAAAGAAATACAGCTGATGGTAAAAATATCATTGTGTTCAATTAGTCAGGGGCGGACTCGGACGGGGTTATGTGAGgggcaaattataaattaaactggaaTGACATATAATGCATGTATATGCATTTTTAGTACTACTAAAGTACACCAacaaagtatgttttttttaatgtttttgtgtgCTTAAAGATTTTAACTTTATACTTTTGAGTATAACTTTTAAAGCACGATTTTGTggataaagtttatttttaaaataagctgAAACAATTTTTCCTCATTTGTTAActataaaacagaaatttcagTTGTCATATTGAAATGAATAACAGAAATTGCAAAGGtctcttaaattatttttgtatttgtaatattatggttacattattatattatccaTTTAccaagattgttgtcacaatgctccaaaataagaatttataaaacaatcattcaaccagtcctaatgtatggaagtgaaacatggacattaacgaagaaaaatgaggggcggttgattgtttttgagaataaagttctccgaaaaatatttggaccaatatgtgatgaagggttgtggcgaataagaaaaaatagagaattacgcaatgtataccaagatcctgatattgtggctttggtgaaggcaaagagaattagctggctaggacatgtacatcggagacaggggggcacaaggttaaaagaggtctaccaggcggtaccggcaggaaggcaccctttgggtaggccaaaagataagatggtgcgatcaagtggttgaagatgtgacccggtgtggagggtctgtggatctggcggaaaacagggtggcatggaagaggctcatagacgaggcaaagaatcgactgagatttgttatgccccggcagtaagtaagtaagtaatattatggttacaagtatatatatgGTCTTATGAATATGAATTATGTTCACAAAAGATTGAATAATTATGTTACAAGAAGAGCTATTTGATATAAAACCTGATACTCGTAATGGCCATACAGCAATGATTCCACAGGCACAAGTTGCATCTATTTAGTGTAGAACAATGATAAACTCAACTCATATGTCAATTACGTATCTACCAAAGTGTAACTAATTCTTTTGCGATTGCAATAGATATGCCTCTGCCACAGAAACACTCAAAATGGTGCATGTAAAGCCGAACAACTTAGTACATGCATGTAATAGCCTCATTACTAGTACTTAAAAACCAGTGAAAATCTAGAACATTTCATCCAGTCATTAAGTTCTCTAAGTAACGAAATGTCTGCGCTGTCTCCAGTTTCCAGAATCAGAACGGTTTTGTTTGGCActcattcattatattttatgttttgctaCCATTTGGCAAAGACAGCTTGAAACATCCACTATAACCTTTCAAAATACTTTCTAGAAGGGTAggcagtggcgtagcaaaggggggcGGCGGGGACGggccgcaccgggtgtcaccttttttggggtgacacccacccggtctctcaactttaagaacaatataaaaacaaacaaaataaatgaatagctagcacaaaaacttttttttcggGGATTgctccactagcactagctcagctctatgtataattcaGGGTTCCTGCAAAAGAGCCTGACActgtcgtgggggattccccgtcccatactcgatctttgacgtttcagttgcaacatttctcatttgtttcgtgaagtgcGTTGTGTCTGGTTGGCgtgaaattgttaaaagtgtattattctatagtgatagataataaaaagaaaaattatattatattcatgacctttatcatataaaatttattactttttactttcgatggggtgacaccaccaacttccgcaccaTCCAAAGTAGCTACACCACTGAGGCTAGGTTTTTGTCAATTTTAGAAGGTAAAGCAATGAGACATGGGATTGCTCCAAAGTAACAGGAGTTTCATCGACACAGAAATGATTGTCTTTTGCTAGAAGTCATTGAACATAGCAACTCACTATGAAgttttatgaacatatttatcAATGGTTTATACCATGTtgaacattgcttacacaattatctTCTTGAGATATTTGGACCTCGATTTGGAGAACCATCCTCAGTCAAAATACGTATATactgaaactaaaatatatatatatatatatatatatactgaaacatatatataatacaaatatgaaaacCACATACGCTAAAAAATATAGCTTACTCTCTATTCAACCCCACACTTTCAACTTAATTGATTGATAATTATTAGgataaacaaaagtaaatattatctgataaatgaaaatgtacattaaaaactgataaacatatttgttaatcaTTGTGACACCgagtttttctaaaactatataaagtataaagttaaaaaatctcGCTGTTATGTTTTTTGAGATGTTACTCTAATGCTGTAAAGAGCTATTTTAATTTGATCAATGCTGAGCTTCGCTCTAATATTTAATGTTGAACAGATATTGAGGAACTGAAGGCATGcagtatttgatatatttacaactttattaacGTACAAATTGAACAATTATCACACAACGCTTAgcaataaaaatggtttttaaagttacaacatatatgaacatttaaaacaattatttttgtatgtacataCAAGAGACAAAGCCTGTAAAGTTACCAATATTGATGTCTGCTTACATTGTTTGGTAGACAATATTTGGTCTAAGTTTGAGAGCTAAGATACATTATTGCACCAGTCTTGCACTAGATGATATTGCAGAGATGTTTGTGAGGATTGCGGAGAATCACAGTTCGGTTGTGGCGACATCCCAGTATTTGTGCATCCTCCCTCCGTCTTGCTCCAGAGAGTCAACGTTTGGTTCCAATCTCTCTTTGATGACGGAGAAGTCGTACTCCAAGTGATAAGGCATGAGGCGTTGTAGACTGCCGAAGTAGGCTGCGTTCGGGCCCCCGTGTAGGGAGCGGGTAGCGGCCAGTGGTCTGTTGGGGATAGGATGAAACGATCTGGCACTTCCAAAATGCCTGGAACAAATTCCATGTTTGTTATACTATAAAGTGAATATGGGAATAAGTTTAACAACATTAAGTTACACTCCTAGTTTAATTCCACAGAAAAAGTGATAATATTATCTCAAAGTTACCCTTCCAATAAATTTTTGGACAATAAATGAACTGAACATgacattgaattattttaatacttagtgCAGACAAAACTACTTGAATTTGATTAGACCTATTTCATCCTACAAATATTGGAGGTGTGATTTACTCACAATGTAACGTTTTGAGCCAAAATGTGAATTTTACTGTCAACGTGATTCTTCCTgatgaaattgattttttatcTAAATCTCTGATTGAAACATTTAGAGATGACTTGATATTCTTTAATCCAAGtcatataatattgtaatgccatataataatagttaattagtttgtttcatttaatttcattaggCGATATTACATGGtatattgaatgaatgaatgaataatgtgaatgaatgaatgaataacgtttattccagcagtttatatgtaacatatatacaatggttcttaaatgaaatagctattattatatatacagcagcACATATATGTAgaagaaatgtaagaaaaatgtaacgaatagcacaatgaaaataacaatattggaaagcctacatgggcaatctgcctgtgcgtaggcctagttgcatctagccgccaacataaaatttaaataaaacgctGGAATGTTAGTAGTAgagtaaaaataaggtaaaaaagatAAAGGGATATATGTCTATTGCTACTTGAATTTTACTGTGTAAGTGACTGTTTTTAATCAAGCGgtggaaaaacaaaataaaaatggtatgtgctgctaaacttaaataatcaatttatggaGAAGTGAGatgagagaaagagagagagagaggggagtgtgtgtgtgtgtgtgtgtgtgtgtgtgtgtgtgtgtgtgaagtaGAATTATTATGCAGTAGAAGTTTTTAAGGAAATAAGGTACATGAAATTCACCTGGAGAGAAAAGGCGGCTGGGGTTGTTCATTAAGTGCAGGATTGCTCTTAGCGCGAGGCCAGAGAGTCGGTCTGGAGGGTACAGAGCGGCGTACGAAGCCGCGTGACAGAGTGTCCAACTCTTTGTCGAACAGCAATTGTGTGTTCTGTTCCAACATATACTCCCCAGCACCGAAACTGCTCTTCTGACAATTGGGTAGACCTGAGAACATTGCGGAACATCATAGTTTGGACCATACAGTTGgtgtttctttcaaatatatcCGATATTTCTGTATTGCTTTATACATGTATCATGTATTACATCGATGGATTTTGTAAGTTTTGATAGagaatttgataaattacagagggtccaacaCTTTACAAAGAAtgctataaaatatgtaaaagtgtTAAGACTGGCATACAAAATTGAACTTTACCACTAAAGTGCTTTTTTCATATTCTTTATTGGCTATTAGTTTTACCAGCAGCCTTCTGTCCCATCGTTCGAAAGATATACTGTTTACATAAGCAATTGTGAGTTTAAAAAATTCTGGACAGCTGATATGTTTTCTTGTAAAAGTTTTGGGGATTTTATGTGagccaaattttataaaaatctgacCATCCGTCTGAGGTATGTTCATGGATGgacaatattgttaaaaatcacATTAATTTGTATGTTCAGTATCTTACAAACTGACAGTAGatctaaaaatacttttgtgctTGATATTACATAGTAATCTCACAATTATTGCAAAAACTAAAGCTGAAACCACTactgataatttataataataataataatttatcaacacACTTGAGTTTTAATCATAGATAACATAAGGAAGAgcctttttataaaattgtataataatcaaggaattatttcaaaagttaaaatgatAAACTGATATTTACAAATAAGCTGTTGTACTATCTTGAGAGTCAGTTCCTAGTATTGCATGCAtagaaaattaatcataaatctTGAACAACATGAAACATTTTATGAGTTCTTGTGCTATTCAACACAACGTATATACATActgttaatatatacataatctCACAAAGttcatagatttaaaatatttcgttCATGTAAAGAATCACATGAATCCAAAAGTGAAACATAAACTTTTGTGAATCCAAAGGTCAAATATACCTCAATCATAATTCTTTTGTGAAATAACCTAGTAATGTTAATAGTAATTATGACATGAAATGTAATTTTCACCTTTCAGAAGAAGTTTCTTCACCATCCGCCAGGTTCCCGTTGGAATAGAGATCCAGACCCTTGTGGTTAGGAGTCATTTTCCTGGTCCCATTCTCATGCATCAACACAGACTGGTATTGTCGAGGCATTATCAAATCATtctggaatatattttatattctttaagctattcaaaattgttttcaaggCATTGATGCTTAAAATTACACTATACCTGAGGTAATTCAGTATAAAAagtgtgaaaaaaattattggttAAGAAAAATCCTAACCACAACCAAATAAAAATCCCTATTTGCCAAAAATACAGTCCCAGAATCATTTAcctcaattttgaaatttttaaaaattttatttggaatcTTTAATTTTGATACTTTTCTGAGTATATCACAGTTTCCAAATTGCAATATAATTTGAGATTGGAATGATTTGATATTCTATGATTCGaagaagttat
This genomic stretch from Homalodisca vitripennis isolate AUS2020 chromosome 6, UT_GWSS_2.1, whole genome shotgun sequence harbors:
- the LOC124364111 gene encoding uncharacterized protein LOC124364111 isoform X1 translates to MADNQFNIALSHGALAASSGWSLVQCMDLKFARIAFGLYLVNGVVGLVTYAVLQGVVNEEILKKVVTDLNWLCYMFCLPLIVAELYRLSGADVDTVIYAVLPLCILFTYNIIALDFYNMACIYGVLVTTSPPLGTMVALSYALMYVFSRDVPHVVVDNVPCPLCQYCLAVINLLTVCMLLSERQKKYS